A region of Gemmatimonas sp. DNA encodes the following proteins:
- a CDS encoding alpha/beta hydrolase-fold protein, protein MLRQLASCILSFVLIAPVNAQGAPPVTLAGTQQYDLKATANGREYRLYVAPPVGYVRGDTTRYPVLYLLDGHFSFPAAVSAREYMGLFRELEDVIIVGVAAREYSFTSWFIDRWRDYTPSRDTATDSTFATQYKLAVETVRSGGGRDFLQALRNDLIPFIDTAYRTTGDRGLSGHSLGGLFTAYALFAAPDLFQRYGVNSPSLWWKGSEMFATESAFAATHRALPKRVLLTVGANEGASMVPPMAKFAGVLGSRGYQGLVLDTVVFQGESHTSVGPAMMARTLRVLYGKRR, encoded by the coding sequence ATGCTCCGTCAGCTCGCGTCGTGCATCCTGTCGTTCGTCCTGATCGCGCCGGTCAACGCACAGGGTGCGCCTCCCGTTACGCTGGCCGGCACACAGCAGTACGACCTCAAGGCGACGGCAAACGGGCGCGAGTACCGGCTGTACGTGGCTCCGCCGGTTGGCTACGTGAGAGGAGATACCACACGCTATCCCGTGCTGTATCTGCTCGATGGCCATTTTTCGTTTCCAGCGGCGGTCTCCGCGCGCGAGTATATGGGGCTCTTTCGCGAGCTCGAGGACGTGATCATCGTGGGGGTCGCGGCGCGCGAGTACTCGTTCACGTCGTGGTTCATCGATCGCTGGCGCGACTACACGCCTTCGCGTGATACCGCGACCGACTCGACATTTGCAACGCAGTACAAACTCGCGGTGGAGACCGTCCGATCCGGTGGTGGGCGCGATTTTTTGCAGGCGCTGCGGAACGACCTGATCCCATTCATCGACACGGCATACCGCACAACCGGCGACCGTGGGTTGTCGGGGCACTCGCTCGGCGGGTTGTTCACGGCCTATGCACTTTTCGCTGCCCCGGATCTCTTCCAACGGTACGGCGTCAACAGCCCATCGCTGTGGTGGAAGGGAAGTGAGATGTTCGCCACGGAGAGCGCCTTCGCCGCGACGCATCGCGCACTGCCCAAGCGTGTACTGCTTACCGTGGGTGCAAACGAGGGAGCATCGATGGTACCGCCCATGGCGAAGTTCGCGGGTGTGCTTGGGAGCCGGGGCTATCAGGGGCTCGTGCTGGACACCGTGGTTTTTCAGGGCGAGTCGCATACGTCGGTGGGTCCGGCAATGATGGCCCGAACGCTCCGCGTGCTCTACGGCAAGCGGCGATAG
- a CDS encoding multicopper oxidase domain-containing protein — MRRPFLIALAALALSGRPTSWPLRAALPLAQLEDFRRPAGTRVADTLNASFSIREVRWRPEGANGAELSALAFVEDGKPAKVPGPLLRAPAGTTIRVTLHNTLGVQLVVFGLHDRAAGRGMDSVAIAAGARVTVAFRASTAGTYYYWARVRPTVQHPTAPVPDDWPSGEKGEGPLVGALVVDAAGTVPPRGERILLISRWLDDDDARVHHDPAFRMMINGASWPHTERLGYVVGDTVRWRIINANAAAHPLHLHGFYFTVTARGDGRLDTLYAEGQQRRVVTELLPLNGTMAMTWVPERPGNWLFHCHLVRHMALVQSIAPRIPLRGGSAGSAHTASSVHHPEENMAGLVMGVQVTPRAGATAARALALASGRNPGAPAVRSLRVVATQRANVFGSSPGHSFVWQRGGVAPARDSMQFPGSTLVLHRGEPTAITVVNGLSSPLAVHWHGMEIESWFDGVGGWSGAGRSVRPPIAPGDSFVVRLTAARAGTFIYHTHDEAGSELSTGLYGALIVEEP, encoded by the coding sequence ATGCGTCGTCCTTTCTTGATCGCCCTCGCCGCCTTGGCGTTATCGGGCCGACCGACTTCGTGGCCCCTGCGCGCCGCGCTTCCCCTCGCGCAGCTGGAGGACTTTCGCCGGCCCGCCGGGACGCGCGTCGCGGACACCCTCAACGCGTCCTTCAGCATCCGCGAGGTTCGCTGGCGACCCGAGGGGGCGAACGGCGCCGAGCTCAGTGCATTGGCGTTCGTCGAAGATGGGAAGCCGGCGAAGGTACCCGGGCCATTGCTGCGCGCCCCTGCCGGCACCACGATCCGGGTGACGCTGCACAACACGCTTGGCGTGCAGCTCGTCGTCTTCGGCTTGCACGATCGCGCGGCCGGCCGCGGCATGGATTCGGTTGCCATCGCGGCTGGCGCACGCGTGACCGTCGCCTTTCGAGCGTCGACCGCCGGAACCTATTACTACTGGGCGCGGGTCCGCCCCACGGTGCAACACCCGACGGCACCGGTGCCGGATGACTGGCCGAGTGGAGAGAAAGGGGAGGGCCCGTTGGTGGGTGCGCTGGTCGTGGATGCGGCCGGCACCGTGCCGCCGCGTGGGGAGCGGATTCTGCTGATCAGCCGTTGGCTCGACGACGACGATGCGCGGGTCCATCACGATCCCGCGTTCAGGATGATGATCAACGGCGCGAGCTGGCCTCACACGGAGCGGCTTGGTTACGTCGTGGGTGACACTGTGCGTTGGCGCATCATCAACGCCAACGCTGCCGCGCATCCGCTGCATCTGCACGGCTTCTACTTCACGGTCACGGCGCGCGGCGACGGCCGACTCGACACGCTGTATGCCGAAGGGCAACAACGTCGCGTGGTGACGGAATTACTCCCGCTCAACGGCACGATGGCGATGACGTGGGTGCCAGAACGTCCGGGCAACTGGCTGTTCCATTGTCATCTCGTGCGGCACATGGCGTTGGTACAGAGTATCGCGCCGCGCATCCCGCTGCGTGGCGGTTCGGCTGGCTCCGCGCACACGGCGTCGTCGGTGCATCACCCCGAAGAGAACATGGCGGGTTTAGTGATGGGCGTGCAGGTGACCCCGCGCGCTGGCGCGACGGCCGCGCGAGCGCTCGCATTGGCCTCGGGCCGTAATCCTGGTGCGCCGGCGGTGCGGTCGCTCCGCGTGGTCGCGACACAGCGGGCGAATGTATTTGGCTCGTCGCCGGGGCATTCGTTCGTGTGGCAGCGCGGCGGCGTGGCGCCGGCGCGCGATTCGATGCAGTTCCCCGGCTCCACGCTCGTGCTGCATCGTGGAGAGCCAACGGCGATCACGGTGGTGAATGGCCTCTCGTCGCCGCTCGCGGTGCACTGGCATGGCATGGAAATCGAGAGCTGGTTCGATGGCGTGGGCGGCTGGAGCGGTGCCGGTCGCAGCGTGCGGCCGCCCATCGCACCGGGTGACTCATTCGTCGTGCGACTGACGGCCGCCCGGGCCGGCACGTTCATCTACCACACGCACGACGAAGCCGGCAGCGAACTCTCGACGGGCTTGTACGGAGCGCTGATCGTGGAGGAGCCC